One genomic segment of Primulina tabacum isolate GXHZ01 chromosome 9, ASM2559414v2, whole genome shotgun sequence includes these proteins:
- the LOC142555146 gene encoding actin-depolymerizing factor 3 isoform X2, with product MANSASGMAVHDDCKLKFMELKTKRTHRFIVYKIEEKQKQVMVEKLGEPGQSYDDFITFLPADECRYAVFDFEFLTKENVPKSRIFFIAWSPDTARVRNKMIYASSKDRFKRELDGIQIELQATDPSEMDLEVFKSRAN from the exons ATG GCTAATTCAGCATCCGGAATGGCAGTGCATGATGATTGCAAACTAAAATTTATGGAATTGAAAACTAAAAGGACACACCGCTTCATTGTCTATAAGATCGAGGAAAAGCAAAAACAGGTTATGGTGGAAAAGCTTGGTGAACCTGGTCAAAGTTATGATGACTTCATTACTTTCCTTCCTGCTGATGAGTGCAGATACGCGGTCTTTGACTTTGAATTTCTTACCAAAGAGAATGTCCCAAAGAGCAGGATTTTCTTTATTGCGTG GTCCCCTGATACTGCGAGGGTCCGTAACAAAATGATCTATGCTAGCTCCAAGGACAGGTTCAAGAGGGAATTAGATGGCATTCAGATAGAGCTTCAAGCAACCGATCCGTCTGAGATGGACCTTGAAGTCTTCAAAAGTCGTGCAAACTAA
- the LOC142555146 gene encoding actin-depolymerizing factor 3 isoform X1, with translation MEEANSASGMAVHDDCKLKFMELKTKRTHRFIVYKIEEKQKQVMVEKLGEPGQSYDDFITFLPADECRYAVFDFEFLTKENVPKSRIFFIAWSPDTARVRNKMIYASSKDRFKRELDGIQIELQATDPSEMDLEVFKSRAN, from the exons ATGGAAGAG GCTAATTCAGCATCCGGAATGGCAGTGCATGATGATTGCAAACTAAAATTTATGGAATTGAAAACTAAAAGGACACACCGCTTCATTGTCTATAAGATCGAGGAAAAGCAAAAACAGGTTATGGTGGAAAAGCTTGGTGAACCTGGTCAAAGTTATGATGACTTCATTACTTTCCTTCCTGCTGATGAGTGCAGATACGCGGTCTTTGACTTTGAATTTCTTACCAAAGAGAATGTCCCAAAGAGCAGGATTTTCTTTATTGCGTG GTCCCCTGATACTGCGAGGGTCCGTAACAAAATGATCTATGCTAGCTCCAAGGACAGGTTCAAGAGGGAATTAGATGGCATTCAGATAGAGCTTCAAGCAACCGATCCGTCTGAGATGGACCTTGAAGTCTTCAAAAGTCGTGCAAACTAA
- the LOC142555145 gene encoding uncharacterized protein LOC142555145 isoform X1, producing MKPSIRPSIPLPKLRTIVPETIHHLQQDDDDNLLSMLNDIIRSKQSWTISLNNPFVSTRLNPTHIERLILQNVHDSRLVLRFFNFLGLHRSFHHSTKSFCLLIHSLAHSKLYWPASSLLQTLLQINGEPRSVFRELFDSYRGFDFYSVYGFDLLVQSYLQGRRVLDSVLIVRLMKECGLFPEVRTLSAVLNGLIRIRQCDMVLGLFDEFFADSRLEPDVYVCTAVVRSLCELKDCDKAKEMVSWAEKKGFRLNVVAYNVLINGLCKSGRVWEAIEIKKMLGLMDLRADVITYCTLALGFCRVEEFVVARDLVDEMAAYGIVPSVEALSSVVDGLRRKVGIDVAYDLLHKVSKLGVVPNLYVCNAMIHSLCKDERFDAAEMIFIKMKEMGLVMNDITYNIIINSLCKRGKLEEAVLFRDKMFDAGITPTIYSYNMLIDGLCKLAKLNQAESLFVEMNEKGLVPDIVTYTSLIDGFCKQKGMNKALRIYHEMTSKGISPNVRTYTALIYGLCHSNMIAEASMMFDVMVKMNVAPNEVTYNVLIEGNCKVGNVTRAFELLDDMINKGLRPDTYTYRPLISGLCSTGRVSEAKEFMDDLQMKHHKLNELCYSALLHGYCEEGRLKDALSACGEMGERGIFMDLVCYSTLIDGFLSQQDAKGLINTLKEIYDKGLKPDNVVYTNIIDMYGKAGNLEMALGHWDVMLTEGLSPNVVTYTVMINTLCKSGSAEKAEILCKEMLINGILPNEITYGCFLDHLTKGGNMEEARQLHTAMVQGCLANTITYNILIQGFCKLGRIEEAARILVEMTNNGIYPDHISYSTLIYEHCRMGDLRGAFRLWDIMLNRGLKPDSIAYNFLIYRCCIAREMDKASKLHGSMVKRGLKLTQTTSAYLI from the coding sequence ATGAAACCCTCGATTCGTCCCTCAATTCCCTTACCTAAACTCAGAACCATTGTCCCTGAAACCATCCACCACCTCCAACAAGATGATGACGATAATCTTCTGTCGATGCTAAACGACATCATACGGAGCAAACAGAGCTGGACAATTTCTTTGAACAACCCCTTTGTCTCCACTCGCCTGAATCCGACTCACATCGAGAGACTTATCCTCCAAAATGTTCATGATTCCAGGTTAGTTCTCCGTTTCTTCAACTTTCTTGGACTTCACAGGAGCTTCCACCATTCCACGAAGTCGTTTTGCTTGCTGATTCACTCGTTGGCACATTCGAAACTTTACTGGCCGGCGTCGTCGCTTCTGCAGACCCTTTTGCAGATAAATGGGGAGCCCAGGTCCGTTTTTCGGGAATTGTTTGATTCTTACAGAGGATTCGATTTTTATTCGGTTTATGGGTTCGATTTACTGGTTCAGAGTTATCTTCAGGGTAGAAGAGTTTTGGATTCTGTGCTGATCGTAAGATTGATGAAGGAGTGCGGTTTGTTTCCGGAGGTTAGGACTTTGAGTGCAGTTTTGAATGGGTTGATTAGGATAAGACAGTGCGATATGGTGCTCGGTTTATTTGATGAGTTTTTTGCCGATTCTCGGCTTGAGCCGGATGTTTACGTGTGTACTGCTGTCGTAAGAAGCCTGTGTGAGTTGAAGGATTGTGATAAAGCAAAGGAAATGGTGAGTTGGGCAGAGAAGAAGGGATTCAGATTGAATGTGGTCGCTTATAATGTGTTGATTAATGGGCTTTGTAAAAGTGGGAGAGTGTGGGAGGCAATTGAGATTAAAAAAATGCTGGGGCTCATGGATTTGAGAGCTGATGTTATTACTTATTGCACGCTGGCTCTTGGGTTCTGCAGAGTGGAAGAATTTGTGGTTGCACGAGATTTGGTGGATGAGATGGCTGCATATGGTATTGTCCCAAGTGTGGAGGCTTTATCGAGTGTTGTCGATGGGTTGAGGAGAAAAGTGGGCATTGACGTTGCTTATGACTTGCTTCATAAGGTGTCGAAACTTGGGGTGGTGCCTAATTTATATGTTTGTAATGCCATGATTCATTCTTTATGTAAAGATGAGAGGTTCGATGCAGCGGAAATGATTTTCATAAAGATGAAGGAAATGGGGTTGGTTATGAATGATATTACTTATAACATTATCATTAATTCGTTATGCAAAAGAGGAAAATTGGAAGAAGCCGTTCTGTTTCGTGACAAAATGTTTGATGCTGGAATAACGCCAACCATTTACTCCTATAATATGTTAATTGATGGGTTGTGTAAGTTGGCGAAACTGAATCAAGCCGAGTCTCTTTTTGTTGAGATGAATGAGAAAGGATTGGTACCCGACATTGTGACATATACATCACTAATCGACGGCTTTTGTAAGCAAAAAGGAATGAATAAGGCACTCCGGATATATCATGAGATGACAAGCAAAGGGATTTCACCGAATGTTCGTACATACACAGCACTTATTTATGGTCTCTGTCATTCAAATATGATAGCTGAAGCAAGCATGATGTTTGATGTGATGGTAAAAATGAATGTTGCTCCAAATGAGGTAACATACAATGTTTTGATAGAAGGTAACTGTAAAGTGGGTAACGTTACTAGGGCCTTCGAGTTGCTTGATGACATGATAAATAAGGGCCTCAGACCGGATACATATACTTATCGGCCACTGATCTCTGGGCTTTGTTCTACTGGTAGGGTATCTGAAGCCAAAGAATTCATGGATGACCTTCAGATGAAACATCACAAGCTAAACGAGTTGTGCTATTCTGCACTTTTACATGGTTATTGTGAGGAAGGAAGATTGAAAGATGCGTTGAGTGCTTGTGGAGAGATGGGGGAAAGAGGTATCTTCATGGATCTTGTATGCTATTCTACGCTGATTGATGGGTTTCTGAGTCAGCAAGATGCAAAAGGATTAATAAATACTTTAAAGGAGATTTATGACAAGGGATTGAAGCCAGATAATGTTGTTTATACCAACATCATTGATATGTATGGAAAGGCTGGTAATCTTGAGATGGCTCTGGGCCATTGGGATGTAATGCTCACCGAAGGGCTTTCCCCAAATGTCGTTACATATACCGTGATGATAAATACTCTATGTAAGTCAGGATCTGCGGAGAAGGCAGAGATTCTTTGCAAAGAAATGCTGATAAATGGCATACTACCTAATGAGATCACATACGGATGCTTTCTTGATCATCTTACTAAAGGGGGGAACATGGAAGAAGCTAGGCAGTTGCATACTGCAATGGTTCAAGGGTGTCTTGCCAACACCATCACTTACAATATTCTAATTCAAGGTTTTTGCAAATTAGGCCGTATCGAGGAAGCTGCTCGAATCCTAGTTGAGATGACCAATAACGGTATATATCCCGATCACATAAGttactcgactcttatctatgAACAttgtaggatgggtgacttgaGAGGAGCGTTCCGATTATGGGATATCATGCTAAACCGGGGTCTGAAACCTGATTCGATTGCTTACAACTTCTTGATTTATAGATGTTGTATAGCTCGAGAAATGGACAAAGCTTCTAAACTGCATGGTAGTATGGTGAAAAGAGGTCTAAAGCTAACTCAGACAACCAGTGCTTATCTTATTTGA
- the LOC142555145 gene encoding uncharacterized protein LOC142555145 isoform X2, giving the protein MKECGLFPEVRTLSAVLNGLIRIRQCDMVLGLFDEFFADSRLEPDVYVCTAVVRSLCELKDCDKAKEMVSWAEKKGFRLNVVAYNVLINGLCKSGRVWEAIEIKKMLGLMDLRADVITYCTLALGFCRVEEFVVARDLVDEMAAYGIVPSVEALSSVVDGLRRKVGIDVAYDLLHKVSKLGVVPNLYVCNAMIHSLCKDERFDAAEMIFIKMKEMGLVMNDITYNIIINSLCKRGKLEEAVLFRDKMFDAGITPTIYSYNMLIDGLCKLAKLNQAESLFVEMNEKGLVPDIVTYTSLIDGFCKQKGMNKALRIYHEMTSKGISPNVRTYTALIYGLCHSNMIAEASMMFDVMVKMNVAPNEVTYNVLIEGNCKVGNVTRAFELLDDMINKGLRPDTYTYRPLISGLCSTGRVSEAKEFMDDLQMKHHKLNELCYSALLHGYCEEGRLKDALSACGEMGERGIFMDLVCYSTLIDGFLSQQDAKGLINTLKEIYDKGLKPDNVVYTNIIDMYGKAGNLEMALGHWDVMLTEGLSPNVVTYTVMINTLCKSGSAEKAEILCKEMLINGILPNEITYGCFLDHLTKGGNMEEARQLHTAMVQGCLANTITYNILIQGFCKLGRIEEAARILVEMTNNGIYPDHISYSTLIYEHCRMGDLRGAFRLWDIMLNRGLKPDSIAYNFLIYRCCIAREMDKASKLHGSMVKRGLKLTQTTSAYLI; this is encoded by the coding sequence ATGAAGGAGTGCGGTTTGTTTCCGGAGGTTAGGACTTTGAGTGCAGTTTTGAATGGGTTGATTAGGATAAGACAGTGCGATATGGTGCTCGGTTTATTTGATGAGTTTTTTGCCGATTCTCGGCTTGAGCCGGATGTTTACGTGTGTACTGCTGTCGTAAGAAGCCTGTGTGAGTTGAAGGATTGTGATAAAGCAAAGGAAATGGTGAGTTGGGCAGAGAAGAAGGGATTCAGATTGAATGTGGTCGCTTATAATGTGTTGATTAATGGGCTTTGTAAAAGTGGGAGAGTGTGGGAGGCAATTGAGATTAAAAAAATGCTGGGGCTCATGGATTTGAGAGCTGATGTTATTACTTATTGCACGCTGGCTCTTGGGTTCTGCAGAGTGGAAGAATTTGTGGTTGCACGAGATTTGGTGGATGAGATGGCTGCATATGGTATTGTCCCAAGTGTGGAGGCTTTATCGAGTGTTGTCGATGGGTTGAGGAGAAAAGTGGGCATTGACGTTGCTTATGACTTGCTTCATAAGGTGTCGAAACTTGGGGTGGTGCCTAATTTATATGTTTGTAATGCCATGATTCATTCTTTATGTAAAGATGAGAGGTTCGATGCAGCGGAAATGATTTTCATAAAGATGAAGGAAATGGGGTTGGTTATGAATGATATTACTTATAACATTATCATTAATTCGTTATGCAAAAGAGGAAAATTGGAAGAAGCCGTTCTGTTTCGTGACAAAATGTTTGATGCTGGAATAACGCCAACCATTTACTCCTATAATATGTTAATTGATGGGTTGTGTAAGTTGGCGAAACTGAATCAAGCCGAGTCTCTTTTTGTTGAGATGAATGAGAAAGGATTGGTACCCGACATTGTGACATATACATCACTAATCGACGGCTTTTGTAAGCAAAAAGGAATGAATAAGGCACTCCGGATATATCATGAGATGACAAGCAAAGGGATTTCACCGAATGTTCGTACATACACAGCACTTATTTATGGTCTCTGTCATTCAAATATGATAGCTGAAGCAAGCATGATGTTTGATGTGATGGTAAAAATGAATGTTGCTCCAAATGAGGTAACATACAATGTTTTGATAGAAGGTAACTGTAAAGTGGGTAACGTTACTAGGGCCTTCGAGTTGCTTGATGACATGATAAATAAGGGCCTCAGACCGGATACATATACTTATCGGCCACTGATCTCTGGGCTTTGTTCTACTGGTAGGGTATCTGAAGCCAAAGAATTCATGGATGACCTTCAGATGAAACATCACAAGCTAAACGAGTTGTGCTATTCTGCACTTTTACATGGTTATTGTGAGGAAGGAAGATTGAAAGATGCGTTGAGTGCTTGTGGAGAGATGGGGGAAAGAGGTATCTTCATGGATCTTGTATGCTATTCTACGCTGATTGATGGGTTTCTGAGTCAGCAAGATGCAAAAGGATTAATAAATACTTTAAAGGAGATTTATGACAAGGGATTGAAGCCAGATAATGTTGTTTATACCAACATCATTGATATGTATGGAAAGGCTGGTAATCTTGAGATGGCTCTGGGCCATTGGGATGTAATGCTCACCGAAGGGCTTTCCCCAAATGTCGTTACATATACCGTGATGATAAATACTCTATGTAAGTCAGGATCTGCGGAGAAGGCAGAGATTCTTTGCAAAGAAATGCTGATAAATGGCATACTACCTAATGAGATCACATACGGATGCTTTCTTGATCATCTTACTAAAGGGGGGAACATGGAAGAAGCTAGGCAGTTGCATACTGCAATGGTTCAAGGGTGTCTTGCCAACACCATCACTTACAATATTCTAATTCAAGGTTTTTGCAAATTAGGCCGTATCGAGGAAGCTGCTCGAATCCTAGTTGAGATGACCAATAACGGTATATATCCCGATCACATAAGttactcgactcttatctatgAACAttgtaggatgggtgacttgaGAGGAGCGTTCCGATTATGGGATATCATGCTAAACCGGGGTCTGAAACCTGATTCGATTGCTTACAACTTCTTGATTTATAGATGTTGTATAGCTCGAGAAATGGACAAAGCTTCTAAACTGCATGGTAGTATGGTGAAAAGAGGTCTAAAGCTAACTCAGACAACCAGTGCTTATCTTATTTGA